A stretch of Arachis hypogaea cultivar Tifrunner chromosome 15, arahy.Tifrunner.gnm2.J5K5, whole genome shotgun sequence DNA encodes these proteins:
- the LOC112746950 gene encoding 1,4-dihydroxy-2-naphthoyl-CoA synthase, peroxisomal-like has protein sequence MAEKKNLLVLDTVTRRLASIVNRLGASSQSDHPSLSRNDSYERVHGDVPSHDVVWRVIASDADSDKEFTDIIYEKAVGEGIAKISINRPERRNAFRPNTVKELICAFNDARHDSSIGVVILIGKGTKAFCSGGDQALRTADGYSDNEDIGSLNVLDLQVY, from the exons ATGGCAGAGAAGAAGAACTTGCTTGTACTTGACACCGTGACCAGGAGACTCGCCTCCATAGTCAACCGCCTTGGTGCCTCTTCTCAATCTGATCACCCTTCTCT TTCCCGGAATGATAGCTACGAACGTGTTCACGGTGATGTTCCCTCCCACGACGTCGTTTGGAGGGTCATCGCTTCCGATGCTGACTCCGACAAGGAGTTCACTGACATCATCTACGAGAAGGCTGTTGGGGAAGGCATAGCCAAG ATTAGTATTAATAGGCCTGAGAGAAGGAATGCCTTTCGACCCAATACAGTTAAGGAACTTATTTGTGCTTTCAATGATGCCAGGCATGATAGTTCTATTGGGGTTGTCATTCTTATTGGCAAG GGGACCAAGGCATTTTGTAGTGGTGGTGACCAAGCTTTGAGGACAGCAGATGGTTATTCTGATAATGAAGATATTGGTAGCCTTAATGTGTTGGACTTGCAGGTTTATTGA
- the LOC112748118 gene encoding protein MAIN-LIKE 1-like gives MGDDPGRLYQLDGVAHIAGVINDEPRRCISSMRRQQGMRLDERYVPYLQMAGLYHLARLNDRWFRLDEPLVSAFVERWRPETHTFHMPFGECTITLQDVAYQLGLPVDGHYVSGCLTDFHVYIEGGRPAWQWFHELLGVLPPANQIQKFAVNCTWFQENFAECPEGADEETLFADKSGNRIHIRWLPFVARLEEMGGYSWGSAALAWLYRCMCRVANRHVVKLAGPL, from the exons atgggggacgatccgggaaGGCTGTATCAACTGGATGGAgtcgctcatatagccggggtgATCAATGACGAG CCCCGACGTTGCATATcgagcatgcggcggcagcaggggATGCGACTTGATGAGaggtacgttccgtacttgcaaATGGCAGGACtataccatcttgcgagactgaaCGACAGATGGTTCCGATTGGACGAGCCCCTTGTCAGTGCATTCGTGGAGCggtggcgtccggagacgcacacgtttcacaTGCCCTTCGGCGAGTGCACCATCACACTTCAGGACGTCGCGTACCAGTTGGGATTGCCAGTGGACGGACATTATGTCAGTGGTTGCCTGACAGACTTCCACGTATACATAGAGGGTGGCAGGCCAGCTTGGCAGTGGTTCCATGAGTTGCTTGGTGTGTTACCTCCCGCGAACCAAATACAAAAGTTCGCAGTGAACTGTACATGGTTCCAGGAGAACTTCGCAGAGTGCCCCGAGGGGGCAGATGAGGAGACG ctgtttgccgacaagtccggcaaTCGTATTCATATCAGATGGTTACCGTTTGTGGctaggcttgaggagatgggtggCTATAGCTGGGGGTCGGCGGCACTagcatggttgtaccggtgcatgtgccgagtggccAACAGACATGTAGTGAAGTTAGCTGGACCATTATAA